Part of the Streptomyces antimycoticus genome, GGCCAGCATCAGCACACCGAAGGTGCCCGCCAGGATGATGGCGGCCGAACCGATCGTCGGCGCCGACTGGGCGACCGCGAGCCGGGCCGCCTCGGCCGGCGTCTTGCCCTTGCGGACTTCCTCCCGCAGTCGGGCCACCATGAGGATGTTGTAGTCCGTGCCGATCGCCACCACGAACAGATAGACGATGATCGGCAACATGAAGAGCAGGCCGTTCTCGCCCCGGACGTTCTGGAACAGCCAGACCGTGGAACCCAGGGTCGCGGCGAAGCCGAGGCCGACCGCGAGCATCAGATACAGCGGCGCCACCACGCTGCGCAGGAGCAGGCCGAGGATCAGCATGATGGCCAGGCCCGCGACCGGGAACACCAGCCGGTAGTCGTGGTTGACCGCGTCCTCGATGTCGGCCAGCACCGCGGTCGACCCGCCCACCAGGACCTTGGAGCCCTCGGGCGCGGAGTCGTGCGCGGTGTCCCGCAGCTCCCCGGCGACCAGCTCGATGGCGTTCTCGGAGGCGGGCCGGTACTTCAGCACCACGCTGAACTGGGCCACGTCGCCCTTGGGGTTGAGCACGGCGGGAGAGACCTCGCCGACGCCCTCGACCGTCTCCAGCTTCTGCCGGAACCCGGTCAGCGCCGAGGCGTCCAGCTTGTCGCCGTTCGACTGGATGTACACCAGGCTCGGGTCGGACTCACCGGCCGAGAAGCTCTTCTGCAGATCCGCCATGGCCTGGACGGACTCCAGGTCCTTGGGGAGCGAACTCTCGGTGTCGAATTCGGCCTTGAAGCCGAGCGCGCCCACCGCGAGGGCCGCCAGCACACCGGCGGACACCGCGGCGATCAGCCCGGGACGACGCGACACCAGGGAGCCGACGCCGTTGGCGAGCCGGTTGCGGGGGGCCTTCTTCCACGCCTTGGACGGCCAGAACGCCTTCGTTCCCAGCAGCGAGAACACCGCCGGTACCAGGGTGAGGGCCGCCACGAGCGTCACCGCGACGGAGATCGCCAGCGAGGGCCCCATGGCGCGCATGCTGCCCATCGTCGACAGCACCAGGGCGAGGAAGGCCACGATGACCGCACCGGCCGCCGAGGCGATGGTTTCGCCGACCCGGGTGACCGCGTCGACCAGGGCCTCCTTGGGCTGCTGGCCCTTACGGAGGTGTTCGCGGTAGCGGAACAGCAGGAAGAGCATGTAGTCCGTGCCGACGCCGAACAGCACCACGATCAGGATCGCGGACACGCTGCTGTCGGCCTCGAGCCCGAACCAGTCGCTGGCGGTGGCGATCAGACCCTGGGCCATGATGAACATCACCAGGATCATCAACACGGGCATCAGCGCGATGAGCGGGCTGCGGAAGATGGCGCCGAGCAGCACGATGATCAGGACCAGGGTGGCCATCATGATCATGGCATCGGTGTCACCCGAGGACTCGATGGAATCGAGGGCGGAAGCCGACGGACCGGTCACGTCGACCTTCAGCGAGGTGCCCTTCAGCAGCTTGTCGCGGTCCGCGCGCAGGTCCTTGATCGACTGCTGGGTGTCCTCGTTGTAGACGTCCTTCTTGGTCAAGTACACATTGGCCAGCGCCATCTTGCCGTCCTTGGAGACGGCCTCGGGCGTGGTCACCACGGACTTGAAGGTCTTGTACTTCTCGTCCTGGAACCCCGTGGTCGCCTTGGCGACGGCGGCCTTGTCGGCGTCGGAGAGTTTTCCGCCGTCCGACCGCTGGTAGACCAGGATGGCGGCCGCGGTCTCGTGCTGCGGGAACGCCTGCTCCTGGAGCTTGGTCACCCGCACCGATTCGTAGTGCGACGGCAGGAAGTCGGCCTGGTCGGTGCTGGACTTCAGCGGTGGGGCCAGGATGGCCAGGCCGACCGCCGCGATGACCCACAACGCGACGACCAGCCATGGACGGTGGACGGAAAACCGTCCTATTCGCCCGAACATGACGCTCCTTAGGGATTTAAGGTTCCAGTAAAGGGCACGCTAGGACAGCTGTTCAGGCCGCGCCATGTGTCCCCGTGGAAATCGGCCTGGGGGCTGAGGGCGGCTCCGCCAAAGGGTTTAGGGGAGCGGCCCGCGTATCAGCATCCGTGCTGATGGCGCCTCTCGAGCCCCGGGCCGACGGCCACCGTCCGAGTCTCCGGTGCCGGTGTGCGGTCGGGCCGTGAAGTGGTGCGGGCTGACATGTTGC contains:
- a CDS encoding MMPL family transporter: MFGRIGRFSVHRPWLVVALWVIAAVGLAILAPPLKSSTDQADFLPSHYESVRVTKLQEQAFPQHETAAAILVYQRSDGGKLSDADKAAVAKATTGFQDEKYKTFKSVVTTPEAVSKDGKMALANVYLTKKDVYNEDTQQSIKDLRADRDKLLKGTSLKVDVTGPSASALDSIESSGDTDAMIMMATLVLIIVLLGAIFRSPLIALMPVLMILVMFIMAQGLIATASDWFGLEADSSVSAILIVVLFGVGTDYMLFLLFRYREHLRKGQQPKEALVDAVTRVGETIASAAGAVIVAFLALVLSTMGSMRAMGPSLAISVAVTLVAALTLVPAVFSLLGTKAFWPSKAWKKAPRNRLANGVGSLVSRRPGLIAAVSAGVLAALAVGALGFKAEFDTESSLPKDLESVQAMADLQKSFSAGESDPSLVYIQSNGDKLDASALTGFRQKLETVEGVGEVSPAVLNPKGDVAQFSVVLKYRPASENAIELVAGELRDTAHDSAPEGSKVLVGGSTAVLADIEDAVNHDYRLVFPVAGLAIMLILGLLLRSVVAPLYLMLAVGLGFAATLGSTVWLFQNVRGENGLLFMLPIIVYLFVVAIGTDYNILMVARLREEVRKGKTPAEAARLAVAQSAPTIGSAAIILAGTFGVLMLASNTMLQQMGFAVAFGILLTAFIMALLLVPTVTAMLGSKAWWPNHRYDSPDTPGVSGPGRAEEPDAAGETVRV